The Solibacillus sp. FSL W7-1436 genome window below encodes:
- a CDS encoding sugar ABC transporter ATP-binding protein produces MIEMKGIKKAFSGNVVLNNVEFTLLDGEIHALMGENGAGKSTMMKILAGIYSRDNGDVLVDGQSYTFTSAKDAENLGIHVIHQELNILPHLSVAENLFLGKEKTIGRTGFLRTREMNKEAKALLAKLGLHIDVRQPAGSLSVGKQQLIEIAKAINSEAKYIVMDEPTAALTDREIETLFETIRELKAKGISFVYISHRMEEIFAICDRITILRDGEYVGVREIPKTTFDEIVKMMVGRELGERYPSRNAKIGEVALEVKGLTCPELCKDINFQIRKGEILAFAGLMGAGRTEVAQAIFGNLKKSKGDIFIHGKKASIKNPIQAMNYGIGFVTEDRKTEGLVLDFSIKENMFLTNLKAIAKSGFIQPQEEQLHAAKYIDQLNIRCSDAAQAVGSLSGGNQQKVVIAKWLSTKPDILILDEPTRGVDIGAKKEIYSIMNQLAEQGVAILMISSELTEVLGMADRVMIMHEGRQTAILDNVDLTQETIMHYATGGEEIVKN; encoded by the coding sequence ATGATTGAAATGAAGGGCATAAAAAAAGCATTCAGTGGCAACGTCGTATTAAATAATGTTGAGTTCACCCTGTTAGATGGGGAAATCCATGCCTTAATGGGTGAAAATGGTGCCGGTAAATCAACGATGATGAAAATTTTGGCCGGTATTTACTCGCGTGACAATGGCGATGTGCTAGTTGATGGTCAGTCGTATACATTTACTTCAGCAAAAGACGCAGAAAACCTAGGCATTCACGTAATTCACCAGGAATTAAACATTTTGCCGCATTTATCTGTAGCAGAAAACCTTTTTTTAGGAAAAGAAAAAACAATCGGTCGTACGGGATTCCTTCGTACGCGCGAAATGAATAAAGAAGCAAAGGCTCTGTTGGCAAAACTCGGTTTGCATATTGATGTACGTCAGCCTGCGGGTTCACTGTCAGTCGGAAAACAACAACTGATCGAAATTGCCAAAGCGATTAATTCGGAAGCGAAGTATATCGTAATGGATGAACCGACCGCTGCCCTTACAGATCGTGAAATTGAAACACTTTTTGAAACGATCCGGGAACTGAAGGCAAAAGGTATTTCGTTCGTTTATATTTCACATCGTATGGAAGAGATTTTTGCAATTTGTGATCGAATTACCATTTTACGTGATGGTGAGTATGTTGGGGTTCGTGAAATTCCAAAAACAACTTTTGATGAAATCGTTAAAATGATGGTCGGGCGTGAGCTTGGTGAACGTTATCCAAGCCGTAATGCAAAGATTGGGGAAGTCGCTTTAGAAGTAAAAGGGCTGACATGTCCTGAACTATGCAAAGATATAAACTTCCAGATCCGTAAAGGGGAAATCCTGGCATTCGCCGGTTTAATGGGAGCAGGCCGTACAGAAGTAGCCCAGGCGATTTTTGGAAACCTTAAAAAATCCAAAGGTGATATTTTTATCCACGGGAAAAAAGCATCGATTAAAAATCCGATTCAGGCAATGAATTACGGGATTGGATTTGTGACGGAAGACCGCAAAACAGAAGGTCTTGTACTGGATTTTTCAATTAAGGAAAATATGTTTTTAACAAATTTAAAAGCAATTGCAAAAAGTGGTTTTATTCAACCACAAGAAGAGCAATTGCATGCTGCTAAATATATTGATCAGCTAAATATACGCTGCAGTGATGCGGCACAGGCTGTCGGCTCATTAAGCGGCGGTAATCAGCAAAAAGTAGTTATCGCAAAGTGGTTAAGTACAAAACCGGATATTTTAATTTTGGACGAGCCTACTCGCGGTGTTGATATCGGTGCAAAAAAGGAAATCTACTCGATTATGAATCAGTTAGCTGAGCAAGGTGTAGCCATTTTAATGATTTCCTCAGAGCTAACGGAAGTGTTAGGTATGGCTGACCGTGTAATGATCATGCACGAAGGACGCCAAACGGCAATTTTAGACAATGTTGACTTAACACAAGAAACTATTATGCATTACGCAACAGGAGGAGAAGAAATTGTTAAAAACTAG
- the rbsK gene encoding ribokinase — protein MITVIGSINMDLVVQMDVFPKKGETVLGSLFTTVPGGKGANQAVAAARLGSQVKMLGAVGTDSFGTELRANLNEENIDTSLVINTNGATGIANILLHESDNRIVVVPGANSKVTPEEIASAKTVIENSQLVVMQLEIPVETIEYSLKLCKELQVPVLFNPAPAANFDIEWMPNIKYLTPNETECALLFGDDVEAALEKYPNQLIVTLGEDGARYYDGSKHVHVKGYKTTAVDTTGAGDTFNGAFAHAITNGQSIEEAVFFANLAASLSVEKFGAQGGMPKLDEVTARKDGAK, from the coding sequence ATGATTACGGTAATAGGTAGCATCAATATGGACCTAGTTGTTCAAATGGATGTATTCCCTAAAAAAGGGGAAACTGTTTTAGGAAGCTTATTTACAACGGTTCCAGGCGGTAAAGGTGCAAATCAGGCAGTAGCTGCTGCCCGTCTAGGCAGCCAGGTTAAAATGTTGGGTGCTGTCGGCACAGACAGCTTCGGTACGGAGCTGCGTGCAAACCTTAATGAAGAAAATATAGATACAAGCTTAGTTATAAATACAAATGGTGCTACTGGCATTGCAAATATTTTACTCCACGAATCGGACAACCGCATTGTCGTTGTACCAGGGGCGAACTCTAAAGTAACACCGGAAGAGATTGCTTCAGCAAAAACGGTCATTGAAAACAGTCAGTTAGTAGTAATGCAGCTTGAAATTCCAGTGGAAACGATTGAGTACAGCTTAAAGTTATGCAAAGAACTTCAAGTACCTGTACTATTCAACCCTGCCCCGGCAGCAAACTTCGACATTGAGTGGATGCCTAATATTAAATACTTAACACCAAACGAAACTGAATGTGCCCTGCTCTTTGGAGACGATGTTGAAGCAGCATTGGAAAAATATCCAAATCAGTTAATCGTAACATTAGGTGAAGATGGTGCACGCTACTACGATGGATCAAAACATGTGCACGTAAAAGGATATAAAACAACTGCTGTTGATACAACAGGTGCCGGTGATACATTTAACGGTGCATTCGCACATGCGATTACAAACGGGCAGTCGATTGAAGAAGCGGTATTTTTTGCGAATTTAGCGGCGTCATTATCCGTTGAAAAATTTGGTGCCCAAGGCGGTATGCCAAAATTAGATGAGGTGACTGCTCGAAAGGACGGCGCAAAATGA
- a CDS encoding LacI family DNA-binding transcriptional regulator: MVNIKDVAKVANLSVATVSRYLNQNGYVSKKSSERIEKAILELDYKPSSVARSLSKKQSNIIGLIVPDIKNPYFPELARAVEDMAWSYGYTVVLCNSDDQMEKELLYLERLSQTYVAGLIVATSLLDPSVYMSINTPIVALDRIIDATIPTVATDNQKGARIGAEYLFKNGARNLLCIRGPQGLKTADDRLTGFLEATDEQGLEPIIITTSFDFKVAAEAIEQTLSVNPQIEGIFASSDTLAIAALHIAHKLGKRVPEDMQIVGFDGIALGEMVSPPLTTVGQDLYKMGAAAATMLIEQIEGKEIIQTVLNIDPQLIVRGTTRKEAAK; encoded by the coding sequence ATGGTTAACATTAAAGATGTAGCAAAGGTTGCAAATCTTTCTGTGGCAACAGTATCACGCTACTTAAACCAAAATGGTTATGTCAGTAAAAAATCATCAGAACGTATTGAAAAGGCAATTCTTGAGCTGGATTATAAGCCAAGCAGTGTTGCACGTTCATTAAGTAAAAAACAATCCAATATTATTGGTCTTATTGTTCCGGATATAAAAAATCCATATTTCCCAGAACTGGCGCGTGCAGTGGAAGACATGGCATGGTCCTATGGCTATACAGTTGTTCTTTGTAATTCAGACGACCAGATGGAAAAAGAGCTGTTATATTTAGAGCGTCTGTCACAAACATATGTTGCAGGCTTAATAGTAGCAACAAGCTTACTGGACCCTTCTGTTTATATGTCCATTAATACGCCAATCGTTGCACTTGACCGAATAATCGACGCGACTATCCCGACTGTGGCAACCGATAACCAAAAAGGGGCCAGGATTGGGGCGGAGTACTTATTTAAAAATGGGGCAAGAAATTTACTGTGTATTCGTGGTCCACAAGGTTTAAAAACCGCGGATGACCGCCTTACCGGATTTCTTGAAGCAACGGATGAACAAGGACTGGAGCCAATTATTATCACAACATCATTCGATTTTAAAGTTGCTGCCGAAGCGATTGAACAGACTTTATCAGTAAACCCGCAGATTGAAGGTATTTTTGCAAGCAGTGATACATTAGCCATTGCTGCACTCCATATTGCGCATAAACTTGGTAAGCGCGTACCGGAGGACATGCAAATTGTAGGCTTTGACGGAATTGCACTTGGTGAAATGGTATCACCCCCATTAACAACGGTCGGCCAGGATTTATACAAGATGGGTGCTGCAGCCGCAACAATGTTAATTGAACAGATTGAAGGCAAAGAAATTATACAAACGGTATTAAATATAGATCCACAACTAATTGTGCGAGGGACGACAAGAAAGGAAGCTGCAAAATGA
- the rbsD gene encoding D-ribose pyranase: MKKQGILNRELAGIFARLGHTDKIVIADCGLPIPDGVTCIDLAYKLGEPGFMTILEVVLEDLKVEHCYLAEEIVTANETIHSSLLKIVEPVTYISHEQFKKMSSEAKVIIRTGEITPYANIMLQSGVIF, from the coding sequence ATGAAGAAACAGGGCATTTTAAATCGCGAATTGGCCGGCATATTTGCACGCTTAGGTCATACAGATAAAATTGTTATTGCCGATTGCGGATTACCGATTCCGGACGGCGTTACATGTATCGATTTAGCATACAAGCTCGGAGAACCTGGATTTATGACAATTTTAGAAGTCGTTCTGGAAGATTTAAAAGTGGAACATTGTTACTTAGCTGAAGAAATCGTAACTGCAAACGAAACAATTCATTCATCTTTATTGAAAATTGTGGAACCGGTTACATATATATCACATGAACAATTCAAAAAGATGTCGAGCGAAGCAAAGGTCATTATTCGTACAGGTGAAATAACACCATACGCCAATATCATGCTACAAAGCGGCGTAATTTTCTAA